The DNA sequence CCGTCTTAACACCGGAATTAGAGCTTAAAACCTTAACTGCAGGCGAACTCGGGTTAGGCTACCGGCAGTCGCATCTATTGAATTTTCCACGGTGGCTGGTAGTTGAAGTGGAGTTTCACCTCCAAGCGCAAGCCCCACCAAAGGAATTGCAGGCCAACCTGCGCCGGATCATCCAACAGCGCCAGGCCAAGTTTCCGCCGGAAAAATTAACTTGCGGCAGCGTCTTTAAAAATCCGCCCCAGGGTCCTCCGGCGGGCTGGCTCATCGACCGGGCCGGATTCAAAGGCAAAACCATCGGCGATGCCCAGGTTTCTACCCATCATGCCAATTTTATCATCAACCGTGGCCGGGCCACCGCCATTCAGGTGAAAACCTTGGTTGCCGACATCCAGGAAGCCGTCTGGAAGCTACACAATGTTCACCTGAAGCGCGAGGTTGTCTTCTTGCCCGACGATTTTCAGGGATGACTTTTTATCATTATCAGGGACAACCGTGAAACCCTTGAACCGGACAGGCCTCGCAACGGGGGCGAGGTCGGCAGCAGTCCTTGCCGGTTTGCACCAGTAAGGCGTGGTATTCTTTATATAAGGCGGTATCCGGGGGCAGGGCCTGAAGAAAGATAGACTGCAACTGGTCATAGGAACTCGGATCGCTGATCAGGTTGTGGCGTGACAGGATGCGAAATGTATACGCGTCCACCACGAAGATTGGTTTTTCCAAGGCATATAACAGGATGCTGTCCGCGGTTTCCGGCCCGATGCCCTTGACGGCAAGCAACTGTTGGCGTACTTCTTCCAATTCTGCTGCCGCCATTTCCTCAAGGGAACCGCCGTAGGCCGAAAACAAAAAGGCCAGGAAGCTCTTTAACCGTCTGGCCTTGATGTTGTAATACCCCGCTGGCCGGATATGCTCCACCAACTCTTCCTGCGGCAGTTCAAACAGGGCCTCGGCATTCAGCAAACCAGCCTGTTTTAACCGGGCAATGGCAGTAGCAACATTCTTCCAGTTTGTGTTCTGGGTCAGAATAGCCCCCACCGCCACCTCCAGGGGGCTGTCTCCCGGCCACCAACCTTGGGGACCATAGGCCTGATAAAGAATATGATAAAGGGTGGTAATTTTTTCTTTCACATCTGAGACGTAGAGGACGCAGGGTTAGGGTTGCAGGAAAAAAGACGTTATGATAAAAAGCTAGAGTTTCGATTTTTAGAAAAGATAATGGTATCTGTATCTAATCGACAGTGCTATAATATAATATTTTCCATTGATATCTCGAAATCAAAAACTCGGAGTTATGATATTAATCAGTTAATTTACTTTCTTTCAAGCCTTGAATCAACCCAATCCCCAAATTAAACGACTATGATTGCAGTTAGAGATTTGACCAAGTATTATGGCTCAATTGCAGCCATCCAGCAGCTCAATTTTGAGGTGGCGGATGGCGAGATCGTCGGTTTTCTAGGACCGAACGCCGCCGGGAAAACTACTACTCTAAAAATCTTGGCCGGCTACATGCCACCCACGTCCGGCACTGCGTCGGTGAAAGGCTATGATTGCATCAGCCAATCCTTGGCTGCCAGGCATTGCCTCGGTTATCTGCCCGAGAACGTTCCGCTCTATCCGGACCTGACTGTCGCCCAGTTTTTGGATTTTGTTGCCCAGGCCAAGGGTCTGGACCGCTCTCAGCGGCGGTTGGAGGTGGACCGGGCTGTCAGCGATTGTTCCCTCGAGGAAGTGAAGCAGACACTTATCGCTGTTCTTTCCAAAGGCTTCCGGCAGCGCGTAGGATTGGCCCAGGCCTTGCTGGGCCGCCCGCCGCTGTTGATTCTGGATGAACCTACCATTGGCTTGGATCCGGCTCAGATTGTAGAAATCAGAGAGCTGATCCGCCAGTTGGCCGGGGAACATACGGTCATTCTCAGCAGTCATATCCTACCCGAAGTCAGTCAACTCTGTCAGCGGGTCATCATCATCAACCGGGGACAGATTGTGGCCAGCGATACCCCGGCCAACCTGACCAATCAGTTGGGTCGGGACGCCCGTTTGCACCTGTCCGTCAAAGGACCAACCTCAGAGGTAGAGGCCGCCCTCAAGGCCGTACGGGGTGTGAAAACGGTCCTCTCCGAAGCCGACGGCTCTTTTTCCCTGGAGGCGGACCTGGATTACGAAGTGCGCCCGGAACTGGCCCGCTGCGTTGTCCAGCACGGTTGGGATCTCCTGGAACTGAAGACCCAGGAATTTACCCTCGAGGACGTCTTTATGAACCTGGTGACCGAAGAAAAACCTACTGACTGATCTGCCGCCCTCTCCCGAGAGAGCTCAGCGTTACCCACAACTTTTTAGGACAGTGACATTATTCCTTATTCACAACTCAAACTGGAAACTGGAAACGCCTATGAGTGGTTGCCTCGCCGTCTGGCGTAAAGAATTAACGATTTATTTCGCTACCCCGATTTTTTATCTTACCGGCTTCTTTTTCCTGGTGTTGGCAGGGTATTTTTTCTATTCCAACATTGCCTACTATACCGTCTTAAGCTTTCAGGCCGGTCAGAACCCCTATCTGGCCTCGATGCTGTCGCCGCAGCAGATGGTGCACCGCCCTTTCTTCGGCAACTTGGCGGTGATTTTGTTATTTATTGCCCCGTTGTTCACCATGCGGCTGTTTGCCGAAGAAAAGCGCTCCGGCACGATAGAACTGCTCTTTACCCTGCCGCTGACCGATTGGGGAGTTATTTTTGGAAAATTTCTGGCGGCCCTGGTCTTGTATGCCCTCCTGTTGGCGGTAACTGTACTGTATAGCGGGGCCTTTGCCGCTATCATGGCATTGGATTGGGGCGCTGTGGTTGTCGGCTACCTGGGTCTGCTATTGTTAGGCGGGGCTTTTTTGGCCTTGGGGATGTTCTGCTCCACTCTGACCGAAAATCAGATCATCGCCGCTGTGATTGCTTTTAGTCTGCTGCTGCTGTTCTGGATCATCGGCTGGTATGAGGAGTTGGGTCCTCCGGCCTATCAGGGTTTCTTCAGGCATATTTCAATGATGGGCCATTTTGATGCCTTTGCCCGAGGCGTCCTCGACAGCCGCGATGTTATCTATTATCTCAGTATAATCTTTTTTTTCCTGTTCTTGACAAAACGTCAGCTCGAATCAAGGGCTTGGAGAGGCTAAAGATGAATATCAAGCCAGATCCCAGTTCCCGAAAGAAATTGCTTTATGGCTCCGGCTCCGCCGCGGCTGTGCTCATTGTACTGGCCATTTTGGTCTTCTTGGCCCTCCTGGCGGAACGCTATCCCTGGCGATTGGACCTGACTGCCGATAAAAGTCAATCTCTGTCCATTATTACCAAGAATAAGCTGGCAGAGGTAAAAGAACCCCTCAAACTCACGGCCTTCCTTCCTGAGGGGCAGTCGGACCGCCAGGCAGCTAAAGAGGTGCTGGATAGCTATCAGTATCAGAACCGCCAGCTCTCGGTCAGGATCGTCGATCCCGAGCGCCAACCTTTAGAGGCCCAGCAGGCCGGCTATCGCCAACCCGGCAACGTCCTGTTAGAGTATCAAGGGCGTCGGCAGTTGGCCAACGCCGCGACGGAAGAAAACTTGACCAACGCCATCCGCAAGCTGTTACACCCGCAGAGTAAAAAAGTCTATTTCCTTACCGGGCATGGTGAGCGCGGGCTGAAAGAATCGGAGCGCGGAAATTTTCACGTGGCCCGCCAATCCCTGACCAACGAAGGTATAGAGGTCCAGGACCTAAACCTCTTGACCCAGAGCCAGGTCCCAACCGATGCCTCGGTCTTGATCCTGGCGGGACCGGTAAGGCCTCTGTTTGCCAGCGAGATAAAAGCTATAGAAAATTACCTGCAGCGGGGGGGCCGGGTCCTGGTTCTCTTGGAACCCTATAAAGACGCCGGACTTGAGGAATTCCTTACCGGCTACGGCCTTGAACTGGATAACCGTCTGATCCTGGATGACAATCAAGTCAGCCGCGCCCTCGGGGCCAGCATCACCATGCCCCTGGTAATTCAATATGGCAACCACCGCATCACCCAGGATTTCAGCAACGTGGTGACGATTTTCCCGTTGGCCCGGCCCCTATATCTAGCTAAGGAGCCTCCGCAAGGCGTGCATCTCTTTCCCTTGGCCAATACCACCAGCACCAGTTGGGCGATTGCCGGGCAGGAGCGGCTGAAGAGTGGGAAAGCCGAATTTAATCAACAGACCGATCGCAAGGGGCCCTTTACCTTGGCCGCTTTGGTCGAAAAACGCTTGAGTGCGAAGGCCCCGGGCGGAAAGCCCGAATCTGAAAAACCTGGAACAGCAGCCGAAAAACCCGACACTCCCAACCCGGCCCTCGAAAAAATCGCCTATCTCATCGTCATCGGCAACACGGACTTCGCCGACAGCCGTTATTTCAACCTGTCCGGGAATGGCGATCTCTTTCTCAATACAGTTAATTTTCTTGCCGGCGAAGAAACCCAGATCGCCATCCGCAGTGAGGAAAAGAAAGCCAAACCGCTGATCCTGACCGGATACCAGGGCTGGTCCCTGTTCCTGGTCTGCCTGGTCCTCATACCTCTGGCCGTTATTATCGCCGGGGTCAATGCCTATGTCAGAAGAAGGAGTCGGCGATGAGCGGCAGAAAAGTTTTATGGTACCTCATGGTCCTCCTGCTGGCGGCTGGCGGCTACTTTTTATCGGAATTTTATCAATCCCGTCGGGAAGTCCAGGAACAGGCCGCCAAAAAAATCTTTGACGTCAAAACCGCAGACATCGGCAGCCTGGCCTTGAGAAGCGACAAGGGGGAGATCATTCTGCAACCCATTCCCGCCACCGAAAAACCCGCCGCCGAGGGCAAGAAATCCGATACAACGGTGTCCCCTCCGGCAAGACAGTGGCGCCTCGTCAAACCTATTGTCGCCAAAGCCGATGACCCCATTGTCAACTCCATGCTTGACACGTTGGCAGAATTAAAAATGCAGCGCCAGTTTGAACCTACGTCGGCTGAAAACCTGAAAGATTTCGGACTGGAGAAACCGATTCTGATAGTCGAATTTCGGGTTGGGGACCAAAAGCACCAACTTCGATTCGGCATCAAGGTTCCCGGTAACTGCAGCTATTATGCCCAAAAAGACCAAGACCCTAAATTGTTGTTGATCAATGCCGCCGATAAGGAGGCCCTGGATCGAACCCTCACCGCTTTGCGCCGGAAGACTATCTTTTCTTTAAAACCTGATGCGGTTCATGAAATCAGACTGATCAATGGCAGACAGAAATTGGTATTGCAGAAAAAAGGTCCCTCGGAGTGGATCCCGTCAGGCCAACCCCAGACCAGACTACGGGCCGACCGGATCGATTCTTTCCTCCGAAGTCTGTCGTTGGCTCAAGCGGCGGAATTTGTCGCTGAGAAAGCCGATGATCCGAAGAAATATGGCCTGTCGCCAAGGTCAGCCATCCACCTCACCCTGGTCGGCCCGGATCGGGAGGAAACCCTGCTGTTAGGCGGCAAACAGGGTGAGCGTTTCTACGCCCAGAAACAAGACTCGTCCACTATCTTCCTGGTGGACAAATCACTGGCGGAAAAATTTCCCGCCTCTTACGAGGCCCTCCAAGACCGACGCCTCTGGGCCGGCAAGGATGACGAGGTCCAGAAAATAGCCTGGGGACCGCCGGATAAACCGGCCACCGCTACCCGGGAACAGGACGCCTGGAAAATCCAATTGCCTGACAGTCCCCCCCACCAGCAGACCACCGTCAAATTCGGCCTGGCCTTGTGGAGACTGAAGGAGATCGAATATGATCGACTGTTAACCTCTCGCCAGGCCAAACCCTCACCCCCGGTCTTCACCCTGACGCTTGTCGGAGCAGAGGGCAAACCTTTATTCCGCTTGGAAGAACTTAAGCCTGAAAAGGATCTGATACGGGTGAGTTTTTCACAAGGACAGGAAACCCAAACTGCTCTTGTTCCCGCCAAATCCTTGGATGACCTCAAACAGGACCTGGACCGCCTCTCCCGGCCGGTGGTCCAAGACCAGAAGCAGTCTCAGGAGGGGAAGTGATTGCCATGGGTTGCAGCGGTCGGTTTTTTGGACTGTAGGACTGCAGTAGGGCGAGAAAGCGAAGTGCATCCCGCCTTTTGCATCTGATGGGATTACTGAGTAAATTAAGCTGTCGGCCGTGGGTACAAACCGGCGCCCTTAACCAGTTCGGGCACTTTTTCTTCCCATTCAATGGCCATTATGTGGAAACCCTTGACGCCGTTCAACCCTTTCAGTTCCTGCATCATTTCGATGGCCAGCCTGATCCCTTCTTCCGCCTGCTTTTCCTTGGGAACGCCTTTCAGCCGCTCAATAAGGTTATCGGGTACATCCATCCCCGGCACCCTGGATTTCATATAACGCGCCATCCCCAGACTCTTAAAAGGAGTAATGCCAGCCAAAATGTGCACTTTTTGGGTCAGACCTTTGTCAACTGCGATCTTTAGCCATTCTTTGAACTTGGGAATATTATAAATGCACTGGGTCTGAATGAACTCCGCCCCGGCCTTAATCTTTTTGGCGAGCCGCATGGCCCGGACAAGTACATTGGGCCCGGCAAAGGGGTTTTCGGCAGCGCCCACAAACATATTGGGACGCGAGGGCAGGTCAAAACCGCTCATCAGCTTGCCCTCATCCCGCATCAGCCTGACGGTCTCCAGCAATTGAACAGAGTCCAGATCAAAGACGTTGGCCGAAGCCGCGTGGTCGCCGAAAATCTGATGGTCGCCCGTGAGACAGAGGATATTGTTGATACCGAAAGAAGCCGCACCCAGGATGTCGCTCTGTATGGCGATGCGGTTGCGGTCCCGGGTAGTCATCTGCATCACCGGTTCCAACCCCATCTGTTTCAGCCTGATACAGGCGGCCAGGCTGCATAACCTCACTACTGAGGTCTGGTTATCGGTTACATTGATCGCATCCACATAATCTTTAATCAGATTCGCCTTATGTTCGATCTCGGCCCCATCGGTGCTTCGGGGAGGACCTATTTCCGAAGTGACCGCCTGCTGCCCGGAAGCCAGGATTTTTTCTAAAGTGCTTGGTGTCTTGACGCTCATTCCTTCATCCTTGTCTGCACTCATCACTAAAACCGCCGTTCGATGCCGCTCGGTTCACCGTTTGGCCTCGAGAGCGGGCTCGTTGATGCCAATGTTAGTCTTTTCGGAGATCATCACGAATAATCACCCTCGGGCCGCCGTCCCGGCTGGTCCGCCAATCCTTGGCAGAAACCGGTTCTTCCAGCCGGTTTAATTGGCCCAGAATCTCCAGCCTTTCATAGATGAGATGCCAGGCGCAGGGTATATCCTTGTTGACCTCACATTTCCCGTTATCGGAGCCGCCGCACGGTCCGTTGAGCATCCGTTTGGAACAGCGGGCAATGGGACAGATGCCGCCTGTACTCGCCAGGATGCATTGGCCACAGCCGGCACAGCGTTCTTCATACCGCCCCCGCTCAGCATTGATGCCCATAAAGTGGGTGTTAACCCCTGGAAAAACAATCTTGTGATAATACATCTCAGTCAAATACTGGATGCCGCAGCCGCAGGCGAGAGAAATGACGGCGTCGGCATTTTCGACTAGGTCTTTTATTCCGGCCAGATACTCTTTATCGCACTGTCTGGTCACCGTAGTCTCAATCACTTCATGATCCTTGCCCGCCTGAGTATAGTAAAGTCGCAGAGCCGAGCCGAGAATCTTGGCCTCTTTCATCCCTCCCGCTTCGCAGACGGTAACACAGCCGTCACAGCCTACAATCAGAATATTAGAAAAGTCTTTGACATAATCGATGATCTCCTCCAGCGGTTTCGGTGTTGCCTTGATCATCAGACGGCCTCCTAAAAAAATTATGCGGCTTTCTTTTCATGAGCCAGACGGATCGGACTGGGACCCAACTTCTTGATCCGTTCGTCAAATTCACGGCAGATTTCGGCCCATCTGGTCCCCTGGCCGGCAGATAGATTATACATTTCCACGCGGTCCCGGCCGATACCGATCTTCTCAAGAATCTCCTTGGCCCGGCCGACTCGCTTACGGGCAAAGATATTGCCGTGCACATAGTGGCACTCGCCCTCTAAACAGCCGGCTACAAAGACGCCGTCGGCTCCCTGCTCAAAAGCCACCAGCAGGTGAATCAGGTCCACCCGCCCGGTGCAGGGGACTTTGACAATATGAATATGCGTTGGATATTGCAGTCTCATCGAACCTGCCAGGTCCGCAGCAGAATACGCTCAATAACTACAGCAGAAAGCGATGATCTTGGGTTCGAATTCCATGTTCCACTCCCTTTTTTATTATTTTTCCTCAGCTACCGCAAGTGAATAATGGCATTTTAAGTTGATCCGGTGACCCTTATTATGAACATATGATCCTATATTGTTGATCTGGCCGACTGCTTTGCCATAGCTCATAACATAAACAATAATTGCCGTAAAGCAAGTGCATCAGAATAAGTCGCTTTTATGTTCCTATGTGAAGAAGGTATGTATGGAACCCGAACGCCTCCTTGTCCGTTTATTGCCTTTCTTCTCCAAAAAAACTGTCGGCCAGGATGCGCCAATCCTGACCGACAGAACGCCATAATGAAGGAGAAAGGAGGAGGCCTGAGAGAAAAAAAACCTCAACCCTCCCTTTGGAGAATTGAGGATTGCACCCTGTTTTCTTGGTCCCCAATACCAGAGCCCCGCTGCCACGGCGAGCAACTCTGCTGATACAATACAGGCAGGTCTTCTGGCTCCCGGATCAACCTCTTGTCGGCGCCTTCCCGGCTTCTATCTGGCCAGTGGCTTTATGCCGACTTTGTCCCCGGTTACAGCGGCGGGACCGCGACGGATTCGCACCGTCTTCCCTTTTCATCCCGAAGGAACCTGTTCTTCACTTAATATAGCAAATTCCCCTGACTGTCAAGCTGATTCACTATTACTCACCCTATCCCACTTAAAATTTTTTAGCAGAGTGGATAACCTGGTTTCCCTAACTTATCCTGGGCGCCAGGATTTTCCTGACGCCCGCTATCCCTCTCATTAAATTAGCGACCGGGAAACTAGAAACTATAACCTGGGCAACTCGTCCCTGGTCTTGGTTACCGCGGCAGCGCTTTTTTCCAGCAGAGCCTGCTCTTCGGCGTTCAAGGGCAGTTCGATGATCTTCTCAACACCACCGGCCCCCAAGATAACCGGCACACCGAAGAAGATATCCTTGAGCCCATACTCACCTTCCATATAGACCGATACCGGCGCCACCCGTTTCTGATCCTTCAGGATGGCCTCGGCCATCTGTACTGCGGCCGCCGATGGGGCATAAAAGGCCGAACCGGTTTTCAGCAGCCCAACGATCTCGCCGCCCCCTTTGCGGGTACGTTCCACCATGGCGTCCAACCGGGCTTTGTCTTTAATAAACTGGGTAATGGGCATACCTGAAACTGTCGTGGCGCTCAGAATAGGCACCATATCGTCCCCGTGGCCGCCCAACACCATGGACTGGATTTCCTCCACCGCTACATTTAATTCCATGGCCAGGAAACAGCGGAACCGGGCAGTATCCAGAATGCCGGCCATACCCATGACCCGCTCCCTCGGAAAGCCGCTGACTTTTTTCATGACGTAGCACATGGCGTCCAAGGGATTGGCGACATTGATCAAAATAGCATTAGGGCTTTTAGCCGCTACCGCTTTAGTCACCCCGGCCACGATCTCGGTATTCTTATTAAGCAGGTCTTCCCGGCTCATGCCCGGCTTGCGGGCCAGACCGGAAGTAACGATGACCACATCCGAGCCGGCAGTCTCCTCATAGCCGTTGGTTCCGACTATAGTAACATTAAAACCGTAAATAGGCCGAGCCTGCATCAGGTCCAGGGACTTGCCCTGGGGCATGCCTTCGACAATATCCACTAGGACTATATCGCCCAGCTCCTTGGCCGCTGCCCAATGCGCCGCGGTGGCGCCCACATTACCGGCCCCGACAATAGTAATTTTCTTCCGTGCCATCTATAACCTCCGTGCTCCTTTTTTATAACAAATTTCCCTGATCCATAAATCGCCCGT is a window from the Desulfobacca acetoxidans DSM 11109 genome containing:
- a CDS encoding endonuclease III domain-containing protein — protein: MKEKITTLYHILYQAYGPQGWWPGDSPLEVAVGAILTQNTNWKNVATAIARLKQAGLLNAEALFELPQEELVEHIRPAGYYNIKARRLKSFLAFLFSAYGGSLEEMAAAELEEVRQQLLAVKGIGPETADSILLYALEKPIFVVDAYTFRILSRHNLISDPSSYDQLQSIFLQALPPDTALYKEYHALLVQTGKDCCRPRPRCEACPVQGFHGCP
- a CDS encoding ABC transporter ATP-binding protein produces the protein MIAVRDLTKYYGSIAAIQQLNFEVADGEIVGFLGPNAAGKTTTLKILAGYMPPTSGTASVKGYDCISQSLAARHCLGYLPENVPLYPDLTVAQFLDFVAQAKGLDRSQRRLEVDRAVSDCSLEEVKQTLIAVLSKGFRQRVGLAQALLGRPPLLILDEPTIGLDPAQIVEIRELIRQLAGEHTVILSSHILPEVSQLCQRVIIINRGQIVASDTPANLTNQLGRDARLHLSVKGPTSEVEAALKAVRGVKTVLSEADGSFSLEADLDYEVRPELARCVVQHGWDLLELKTQEFTLEDVFMNLVTEEKPTD
- a CDS encoding ABC transporter permease subunit, with the translated sequence MSGCLAVWRKELTIYFATPIFYLTGFFFLVLAGYFFYSNIAYYTVLSFQAGQNPYLASMLSPQQMVHRPFFGNLAVILLFIAPLFTMRLFAEEKRSGTIELLFTLPLTDWGVIFGKFLAALVLYALLLAVTVLYSGAFAAIMALDWGAVVVGYLGLLLLGGAFLALGMFCSTLTENQIIAAVIAFSLLLLFWIIGWYEELGPPAYQGFFRHISMMGHFDAFARGVLDSRDVIYYLSIIFFFLFLTKRQLESRAWRG
- a CDS encoding GldG family protein, which translates into the protein MNIKPDPSSRKKLLYGSGSAAAVLIVLAILVFLALLAERYPWRLDLTADKSQSLSIITKNKLAEVKEPLKLTAFLPEGQSDRQAAKEVLDSYQYQNRQLSVRIVDPERQPLEAQQAGYRQPGNVLLEYQGRRQLANAATEENLTNAIRKLLHPQSKKVYFLTGHGERGLKESERGNFHVARQSLTNEGIEVQDLNLLTQSQVPTDASVLILAGPVRPLFASEIKAIENYLQRGGRVLVLLEPYKDAGLEEFLTGYGLELDNRLILDDNQVSRALGASITMPLVIQYGNHRITQDFSNVVTIFPLARPLYLAKEPPQGVHLFPLANTTSTSWAIAGQERLKSGKAEFNQQTDRKGPFTLAALVEKRLSAKAPGGKPESEKPGTAAEKPDTPNPALEKIAYLIVIGNTDFADSRYFNLSGNGDLFLNTVNFLAGEETQIAIRSEEKKAKPLILTGYQGWSLFLVCLVLIPLAVIIAGVNAYVRRRSRR
- a CDS encoding DUF4340 domain-containing protein; this translates as MSGRKVLWYLMVLLLAAGGYFLSEFYQSRREVQEQAAKKIFDVKTADIGSLALRSDKGEIILQPIPATEKPAAEGKKSDTTVSPPARQWRLVKPIVAKADDPIVNSMLDTLAELKMQRQFEPTSAENLKDFGLEKPILIVEFRVGDQKHQLRFGIKVPGNCSYYAQKDQDPKLLLINAADKEALDRTLTALRRKTIFSLKPDAVHEIRLINGRQKLVLQKKGPSEWIPSGQPQTRLRADRIDSFLRSLSLAQAAEFVAEKADDPKKYGLSPRSAIHLTLVGPDREETLLLGGKQGERFYAQKQDSSTIFLVDKSLAEKFPASYEALQDRRLWAGKDDEVQKIAWGPPDKPATATREQDAWKIQLPDSPPHQQTTVKFGLALWRLKEIEYDRLLTSRQAKPSPPVFTLTLVGAEGKPLFRLEELKPEKDLIRVSFSQGQETQTALVPAKSLDDLKQDLDRLSRPVVQDQKQSQEGK
- a CDS encoding methylenetetrahydrofolate reductase, with translation MSVKTPSTLEKILASGQQAVTSEIGPPRSTDGAEIEHKANLIKDYVDAINVTDNQTSVVRLCSLAACIRLKQMGLEPVMQMTTRDRNRIAIQSDILGAASFGINNILCLTGDHQIFGDHAASANVFDLDSVQLLETVRLMRDEGKLMSGFDLPSRPNMFVGAAENPFAGPNVLVRAMRLAKKIKAGAEFIQTQCIYNIPKFKEWLKIAVDKGLTQKVHILAGITPFKSLGMARYMKSRVPGMDVPDNLIERLKGVPKEKQAEEGIRLAIEMMQELKGLNGVKGFHIMAIEWEEKVPELVKGAGLYPRPTA
- a CDS encoding methylenetetrahydrofolate reductase C-terminal domain-containing protein, with the translated sequence MIKATPKPLEEIIDYVKDFSNILIVGCDGCVTVCEAGGMKEAKILGSALRLYYTQAGKDHEVIETTVTRQCDKEYLAGIKDLVENADAVISLACGCGIQYLTEMYYHKIVFPGVNTHFMGINAERGRYEERCAGCGQCILASTGGICPIARCSKRMLNGPCGGSDNGKCEVNKDIPCAWHLIYERLEILGQLNRLEEPVSAKDWRTSRDGGPRVIIRDDLRKD
- a CDS encoding hydrogenase iron-sulfur subunit, which produces MEFEPKIIAFCCSYUAYSAADLAGSMRLQYPTHIHIVKVPCTGRVDLIHLLVAFEQGADGVFVAGCLEGECHYVHGNIFARKRVGRAKEILEKIGIGRDRVEMYNLSAGQGTRWAEICREFDERIKKLGPSPIRLAHEKKAA
- the mdh gene encoding malate dehydrogenase; this translates as MARKKITIVGAGNVGATAAHWAAAKELGDIVLVDIVEGMPQGKSLDLMQARPIYGFNVTIVGTNGYEETAGSDVVIVTSGLARKPGMSREDLLNKNTEIVAGVTKAVAAKSPNAILINVANPLDAMCYVMKKVSGFPRERVMGMAGILDTARFRCFLAMELNVAVEEIQSMVLGGHGDDMVPILSATTVSGMPITQFIKDKARLDAMVERTRKGGGEIVGLLKTGSAFYAPSAAAVQMAEAILKDQKRVAPVSVYMEGEYGLKDIFFGVPVILGAGGVEKIIELPLNAEEQALLEKSAAAVTKTRDELPRL